A window of the Pirellulales bacterium genome harbors these coding sequences:
- a CDS encoding HD domain-containing protein, with the protein MRILRAFRPRLIGSTLTGHIRHGSDIDLHVFSDSVDAVAGAIEAEGHVFEVQRKRVRKHEEERIYTHIHVQDRFPFEITLYASDMAHYVFTSSITGKAIERASIAELEEFLRAEYPGIELDAAVIEAESKVDRFQIYQMLLLPLERVKQNPLHHPEGDMLYHSLQVFDLARDAQPYDEEFLLAALLHDVGKAIDPREHVAAALEALEGYITPRTSWLIEHHMEAHALVDGTLGARARRRLEENESFDDLVLLGQCDRRGRQKAVEAPELEEALDYLRELARTCGE; encoded by the coding sequence ATGCGCATTCTCAGGGCATTCCGCCCGCGTCTGATCGGCAGCACCCTCACCGGGCACATCCGCCACGGCTCCGACATCGATCTGCATGTGTTTTCCGACAGCGTCGATGCCGTCGCCGGGGCGATCGAGGCCGAGGGGCATGTGTTCGAGGTGCAGCGGAAACGCGTCCGCAAGCATGAAGAGGAGCGGATTTACACGCATATCCACGTGCAGGACCGGTTCCCATTCGAGATCACGCTCTACGCCTCCGATATGGCTCATTATGTGTTCACCAGTTCGATCACCGGCAAGGCGATCGAACGGGCCAGCATTGCCGAGCTGGAGGAATTCCTGCGGGCCGAGTATCCGGGGATCGAGCTGGACGCGGCAGTGATCGAGGCCGAGAGCAAGGTGGATCGGTTCCAAATCTATCAGATGCTCTTGTTGCCGCTCGAGCGGGTAAAGCAGAATCCGCTGCATCATCCGGAAGGGGACATGCTCTATCACAGCCTTCAAGTGTTCGATCTCGCCCGCGACGCCCAGCCTTACGACGAGGAATTCCTGCTGGCGGCCCTATTGCACGACGTCGGAAAGGCCATCGACCCGCGCGAGCACGTGGCCGCGGCGCTCGAGGCGCTCGAGGGATACATCACGCCGCGCACCTCCTGGCTAATCGAGCACCACATGGAAGCGCATGCGCTCGTCGATGGAACGCTCGGCGCTCGCGCGCGGCGACGATTGGAAGAGAACGAAAGCTTCGACGATCTCGTGCTGTTGGGCCAATGCGATCGGCGCGGACGGCAGAAGGCGGTCGAAGCGCCCGAACTGGAAGAAGCGCTCGACTATCTGCGCGAGCTAGCGCGAACATGCGGCGAGTAA